One window from the genome of Haloprofundus halobius encodes:
- the pdxS gene encoding pyridoxal 5'-phosphate synthase lyase subunit PdxS — translation MAEETDLTELKRGTDLVKRGFAQMQKGGVIMDVVTREQARIAEDAGAVAVMALEAVPADIRKRGGVARMPDPTNVTEIIDEVSIPVMGKARIGHHTEAQILEALGVDMIDESEVLTPADDEYHIDKREFTSPFVCGARNLGEALRRIDEGAAMVRTKGEAGTGDVNQAVQHQRTIKGSIRELVGKNYEEREKWAREHEAPADLVHETAEMGRLPVVNFAAGGIATPADAALMMHHGCDGIFVGSGIFGAENPEAMGEAIVEAVNNWDDPERLADIATDVGRGMKGQSNSEMAEEEKLQGRGV, via the coding sequence ATGGCCGAGGAGACAGACCTCACCGAACTCAAGCGCGGCACCGACCTCGTCAAGCGAGGCTTCGCACAGATGCAGAAAGGCGGCGTCATCATGGACGTCGTCACGCGCGAGCAGGCTCGCATCGCCGAGGACGCGGGCGCCGTCGCCGTGATGGCGCTGGAAGCCGTCCCGGCCGACATCAGAAAGCGCGGCGGCGTCGCGCGGATGCCCGACCCGACGAACGTCACCGAGATCATCGACGAAGTCTCTATCCCGGTGATGGGGAAGGCGCGCATCGGTCACCACACCGAGGCGCAGATCCTCGAAGCGCTCGGCGTCGACATGATCGACGAGTCGGAGGTGCTGACGCCCGCCGACGACGAGTACCACATCGACAAGCGCGAGTTCACCTCACCGTTCGTCTGCGGCGCGCGAAACCTCGGCGAAGCGCTGCGGCGCATCGACGAGGGCGCGGCGATGGTTCGGACGAAGGGCGAAGCCGGTACCGGCGACGTGAACCAGGCCGTCCAGCACCAGCGGACCATCAAGGGTTCCATCCGCGAACTCGTCGGCAAGAACTACGAGGAGCGCGAGAAGTGGGCCCGCGAGCACGAAGCGCCCGCCGACCTCGTCCACGAGACGGCCGAAATGGGCCGCCTCCCCGTGGTGAACTTCGCCGCGGGCGGCATCGCGACGCCCGCCGACGCGGCGCTGATGATGCACCACGGCTGCGACGGCATCTTCGTCGGGTCGGGCATCTTCGGCGCGGAGAACCCCGAGGCGATGGGCGAAGCCATCGTCGAAGCCGTCAACAACTGGGACGACCCCGAGCGCCTCGCCGACATCGCCACCGACGTCGGCCGCGGGATGAAAGGCCAGTCGAACAGCGAGATGGCCGAGGAAGAGAAACTGCAGGGCCGCGGCGTCTGA
- a CDS encoding universal stress protein, producing MKRALVAVTESERSKRLVREAGELAAGVSAELVLLSVTAQSAYDDTRQSTIDAGAPESAYSLGDARKDAEDLAERVASEALVAVDVEYETVGAVGRRADRVLGIADELDCDHLFLAGRRRSPTGKALFGDATQEVLLSFDGPVTVSLGDD from the coding sequence ATGAAACGCGCACTCGTCGCCGTCACGGAGTCGGAGCGCTCGAAGCGACTCGTCCGCGAGGCGGGCGAACTCGCCGCCGGCGTCAGCGCCGAACTCGTCCTGCTCTCGGTCACCGCGCAGTCGGCGTACGACGACACGCGGCAGTCGACCATCGACGCCGGCGCGCCGGAGTCGGCGTACTCGCTCGGCGACGCCCGTAAAGACGCCGAGGACCTCGCAGAGCGTGTCGCCAGCGAGGCGCTCGTCGCGGTCGACGTCGAGTACGAGACGGTCGGTGCGGTCGGCCGCCGAGCCGACCGCGTGCTCGGTATCGCCGACGAACTCGACTGCGACCATCTCTTTCTGGCGGGGCGGCGGCGCTCGCCGACGGGAAAAGCGCTGTTCGGCGACGCGACGCAGGAAGTGCTCTTGTCGTTCGACGGTCCGGTGACGGTGAGCCTCGGCGACGACTGA
- a CDS encoding homoserine kinase, with protein sequence MITVRAPATSANLGSGFDVFGVALGRPADVVRVERADETTIDVTGTGSQFIPEDPEKNTVGAVAEALDAPAHIRIDKGVRPSSGLGSSAASAAAAAVALNELYDRGRSREELVSVAAKGEAVVSGEAHADNVAPALLGGFTVATDGGVTSVDTDVPLVACLPEIAVSTRDARGVLPSETTLDELVSTVGNASTLTVGMCRSDPELVGRGMDGPVVTPARAALITGYDDVYDAALDAGATGVTVSGAGPSVLAVCREHDRRRVAAAMVETFGDVGVDARAYQTEVGEGATVR encoded by the coding sequence ATGATTACCGTGCGCGCGCCAGCGACCAGTGCGAACCTCGGAAGTGGCTTCGACGTGTTCGGCGTCGCGCTCGGTCGACCGGCGGACGTGGTCCGCGTCGAACGCGCCGACGAGACGACCATCGACGTCACCGGCACCGGCAGCCAGTTCATCCCCGAAGACCCCGAGAAGAACACCGTCGGGGCCGTCGCCGAGGCGCTCGACGCCCCGGCGCACATCCGCATCGACAAGGGCGTTCGCCCCTCGTCGGGTCTCGGGTCGTCGGCCGCCAGCGCCGCCGCCGCCGCCGTCGCGCTCAACGAACTGTACGACCGCGGCCGTAGCCGCGAGGAACTCGTCTCCGTCGCCGCCAAGGGCGAGGCCGTCGTCTCAGGCGAGGCCCACGCCGACAACGTCGCGCCCGCGCTCCTCGGGGGGTTCACGGTCGCTACCGACGGCGGCGTGACGAGCGTCGATACCGACGTGCCGCTGGTCGCCTGCCTGCCCGAAATCGCCGTCTCGACGCGCGACGCCCGCGGCGTCCTCCCCTCGGAGACGACGCTCGACGAACTCGTCTCGACGGTCGGCAACGCGTCGACGCTCACCGTCGGGATGTGTCGCAGCGACCCCGAACTCGTCGGCCGCGGGATGGACGGCCCGGTGGTCACCCCCGCCCGCGCGGCGCTCATCACCGGCTACGACGACGTGTACGACGCTGCGCTCGACGCGGGTGCGACCGGCGTCACCGTCAGCGGTGCGGGACCGTCCGTTCTCGCGGTCTGTCGGGAGCACGACCGCAGACGGGTCGCCGCCGCGATGGTCGAGACGTTCGGCGACGTCGGCGTCGACGCGCGGGCGTACCAGACCGAAGTCGGCGAGGGTGCGACGGTGCGCTGA
- a CDS encoding GNAT family N-acetyltransferase, with protein sequence MEYRPPPEAHDDAVRRIMAYAFSPEDRPALDDDPPERPEIFSSRAVYAGADAETPDAELDAADIRAVCGWYDFSMLVRGSSRRVGGLAAVASPPETRRRGHIGRMLDAFLAELREEDVPFSALWPFDYAFYARFGWATANTYDRTTVPPGALSSVAGDAADACGRFRRVDADEYETLDAVHREAATETLALRRTEGWWRHRVFQSGETKPYVYGWENDDGDETDRDSDGDLRGYLVYTVEDDGDGTDGKTMAVRELVGVDAEARRNLLRFCRDHDSQVGRVRLDGPLGSDLLYRLSDPDAATVERRPGPMIRVVDVRAAVESVPLAADATGSVALAVTDDRCAWNDDTFEIRAAEGRATCETTDASPTLRLGVGALSQILVGARSARALRDDGRIEASEVASNAAAAEAVATLDALYPTEDVSLRESF encoded by the coding sequence ATGGAGTACCGACCGCCGCCGGAGGCGCACGACGACGCCGTCCGACGAATTATGGCGTATGCGTTCAGTCCCGAAGACAGGCCGGCCCTCGACGACGACCCGCCGGAGCGTCCCGAGATCTTCTCGTCGCGGGCGGTGTACGCGGGCGCCGACGCGGAGACGCCGGATGCCGAACTCGACGCGGCGGATATCCGTGCAGTCTGCGGCTGGTACGACTTCTCGATGCTGGTTCGCGGGTCGTCCCGGCGCGTCGGCGGCCTCGCGGCCGTCGCGTCGCCGCCGGAGACGCGGCGACGGGGCCACATCGGCCGGATGCTCGACGCGTTTCTCGCCGAACTCCGCGAGGAGGACGTTCCGTTCTCGGCGCTGTGGCCGTTCGACTACGCCTTCTACGCGCGGTTCGGGTGGGCGACGGCGAACACCTACGACCGGACGACGGTGCCGCCGGGAGCGCTCTCGTCGGTCGCCGGCGACGCGGCCGACGCCTGCGGCCGGTTCCGCCGTGTCGACGCAGACGAGTACGAGACGCTCGACGCCGTCCACCGCGAGGCGGCGACGGAGACGCTCGCGCTCAGGCGGACCGAGGGCTGGTGGCGACACCGGGTCTTCCAGTCGGGGGAAACGAAGCCGTACGTCTACGGCTGGGAGAACGACGACGGCGACGAAACCGACAGAGACAGCGACGGCGACCTGCGAGGGTATCTCGTCTACACCGTCGAGGACGACGGCGACGGGACCGACGGCAAGACGATGGCGGTCCGCGAACTCGTCGGCGTCGACGCCGAGGCCCGGCGCAACCTGCTGCGATTCTGTCGGGACCACGACTCGCAGGTCGGACGCGTTCGACTCGACGGCCCGCTCGGGAGCGACCTGCTCTACCGCCTCTCGGACCCCGACGCGGCGACGGTCGAACGCCGCCCGGGGCCGATGATCCGCGTCGTCGACGTTCGCGCCGCGGTCGAATCGGTTCCCCTCGCCGCCGACGCGACTGGCTCCGTCGCGCTCGCGGTGACCGACGACCGCTGCGCGTGGAACGACGACACGTTCGAGATTCGCGCCGCCGAGGGACGGGCGACCTGCGAGACGACGGATGCGTCCCCGACGCTCCGCCTCGGTGTCGGCGCGCTCTCACAGATTCTCGTGGGTGCGCGCTCGGCGCGGGCGCTTCGGGACGACGGTCGAATCGAGGCGTCCGAGGTCGCGAGCAATGCCGCCGCCGCGGAAGCCGTCGCGACGCTCGACGCGCTGTATCCGACCGAAGACGTCTCCCTCCGCGAGTCCTTCTGA
- the yciH gene encoding stress response translation initiation inhibitor YciH: MAKDKDLGSISGLPDELGIDDDLARTQQVLTVSVDTRRYGKPVTLVKGFEGDTDVKELASTLKRKLACGGTVEDDVIELQGSHENRVPDILREQGYTVET; this comes from the coding sequence GTGGCAAAGGACAAAGACCTCGGTTCGATATCCGGCCTCCCGGACGAACTCGGCATCGACGACGACCTCGCGCGCACGCAACAGGTACTCACAGTATCCGTCGACACGCGGCGTTACGGCAAGCCCGTCACGCTCGTGAAAGGGTTCGAGGGGGACACCGACGTGAAGGAACTCGCCTCCACGTTGAAGCGGAAACTCGCCTGCGGCGGCACCGTCGAGGACGACGTTATCGAGTTACAGGGCAGTCACGAGAACAGAGTGCCCGACATTCTGCGCGAACAGGGTTACACCGTCGAAACCTGA
- a CDS encoding type IV pilin translates to MNIKKLFNDERAVSPVIGVILMVAITVILAAVIGTFVLGLGDQVGNSAPQASFDFDYSSDEVTITHDGGQDLKGSELRVEGLDGVNFDDESTFVSGQELVSDEDVPDSTETIRIVWENPAGGSSTVIAESQVP, encoded by the coding sequence ATGAACATCAAGAAATTGTTTAACGACGAACGTGCAGTCAGTCCTGTCATAGGTGTTATACTTATGGTGGCGATTACGGTTATTCTCGCGGCTGTCATTGGCACGTTCGTCCTCGGATTGGGGGATCAGGTTGGAAACAGCGCACCGCAAGCGAGCTTCGACTTCGATTACAGTAGTGACGAGGTAACGATTACGCACGACGGAGGGCAGGATCTCAAAGGGAGTGAACTTCGCGTTGAAGGTCTTGATGGTGTGAACTTCGACGACGAGTCAACCTTTGTCTCGGGACAAGAATTGGTTAGTGATGAGGATGTACCAGATAGTACCGAAACCATCCGTATCGTCTGGGAGAACCCAGCGGGCGGTTCCTCCACGGTCATCGCCGAGTCGCAGGTCCCGTAA
- a CDS encoding amidohydrolase, whose protein sequence is MSKETVFDWVDENESRLVDVAERIWETPELGLHEEQSAATLVEFLEGEGFEVERGVGGMPTAFVASYGEGDPKIGILGEYDALPGLSQKVEAERDPIEEGGPGHGCGHNLFGTAGAGAAIAVKEAVDESDVEGTVVFYGCPAEETLVGKTYMARAGVFDDLDAALTWHPGDLSTPRMGSSNALDSIMFTFHGEAAHAGGSPDSGRSALDAVELMNTGVEYMREHVSDDARMHYVITNGGEAPNVVPAEATVWHYVRAPEREEVERNTEWLRDIAEAAALMTQTEVTERFLTGCYDYRANDVVSATIWQNMQSVGPIPYDDADYEFAADLKATVPEDRIESGLSTLPEELYDEIRDKSLHADPVEPFDHDHQTHGSTEVADVSWLTPTGQFTAATWPVGAPGHSWQVVAANGDFGLKGVAFTAKVLGGATYDLLTSPERVAAAREEFEAEIGSDAYQTPLPEDAEPPFDVTG, encoded by the coding sequence ATGAGCAAGGAAACTGTGTTCGACTGGGTCGACGAGAACGAATCGCGCCTCGTCGACGTCGCGGAGCGAATCTGGGAGACACCCGAGTTGGGACTCCACGAGGAACAGTCGGCGGCGACGCTCGTCGAGTTCCTCGAAGGCGAGGGGTTCGAGGTCGAACGCGGTGTCGGCGGGATGCCGACGGCGTTCGTCGCGAGCTACGGCGAGGGCGACCCGAAAATCGGTATCCTCGGCGAGTACGACGCGCTCCCGGGGCTCTCGCAGAAGGTCGAAGCCGAACGCGACCCAATCGAGGAGGGCGGTCCCGGACACGGGTGCGGACACAACCTCTTCGGCACCGCCGGGGCAGGTGCGGCCATCGCCGTGAAGGAAGCCGTCGACGAGTCCGATGTCGAGGGGACCGTCGTCTTCTACGGCTGTCCGGCCGAGGAGACGCTCGTCGGCAAGACGTACATGGCCCGCGCGGGCGTCTTCGACGACCTCGACGCGGCGCTGACGTGGCACCCCGGCGACCTCAGTACGCCGCGGATGGGCTCTTCGAACGCGCTCGACTCCATCATGTTCACCTTCCACGGCGAGGCGGCGCACGCGGGTGGGTCACCGGACTCGGGGCGGAGCGCGCTCGACGCCGTCGAACTGATGAACACCGGCGTCGAGTACATGCGCGAGCACGTCTCCGACGACGCGCGGATGCACTACGTCATCACGAACGGAGGGGAGGCGCCGAACGTCGTCCCCGCGGAGGCGACGGTGTGGCACTACGTCCGTGCCCCGGAACGCGAGGAGGTCGAGCGTAATACCGAATGGCTCCGCGACATCGCCGAGGCGGCGGCGCTGATGACGCAGACGGAGGTCACCGAACGGTTCCTCACGGGGTGTTACGACTACCGGGCGAACGACGTGGTTTCAGCGACTATCTGGCAGAACATGCAGTCCGTCGGCCCGATTCCGTACGACGATGCCGACTACGAGTTCGCCGCCGACCTCAAGGCGACGGTCCCCGAGGACCGAATCGAGTCCGGACTCTCGACCCTCCCCGAGGAACTGTACGACGAAATCAGAGACAAATCGCTGCACGCCGACCCGGTCGAACCGTTCGATCACGACCACCAGACCCACGGATCGACGGAAGTCGCCGACGTGAGTTGGCTCACCCCGACCGGCCAGTTCACGGCGGCGACGTGGCCCGTCGGCGCACCCGGTCACTCCTGGCAGGTCGTCGCCGCCAACGGCGACTTCGGCTTGAAGGGCGTCGCGTTTACGGCGAAAGTGCTCGGCGGGGCGACGTACGATCTGCTGACGAGTCCCGAGAGAGTGGCGGCCGCACGCGAGGAGTTCGAGGCCGAGATCGGGAGTGACGCGTACCAGACGCCGTTACCCGAGGACGCGGAACCGCCGTTCGACGTGACGGGGTAG
- a CDS encoding FxsA family protein: MRTRWIIALLLLIPFSDALLLIPVAEWLGPLQTVALVVLTGLVGMMLVRAEGRTTLRRIQQRLAIGELPANQLLDGGLLIAAGAFLLTPGLVTDTLGFLLAIPVTRYPIRTVIKRYVVKPYLDKQADGFVSGGVWTGGFPYPDEGDDVYDVDSNAYRFDDDGDAGTDRSN; this comes from the coding sequence ATGCGGACTCGCTGGATAATCGCGCTGCTGTTGCTCATTCCGTTTAGCGACGCGCTGTTGCTCATCCCCGTCGCAGAGTGGTTGGGTCCGTTGCAGACCGTCGCGCTCGTCGTTCTCACCGGTCTCGTGGGGATGATGCTCGTCCGCGCGGAGGGACGGACGACGCTCAGACGCATCCAACAGCGACTGGCAATCGGCGAACTCCCAGCGAACCAACTACTCGACGGAGGGTTGCTCATCGCCGCGGGAGCGTTCCTGCTCACGCCGGGGCTCGTCACCGACACGCTCGGGTTCCTGCTGGCGATTCCGGTGACGCGATACCCGATTCGGACGGTCATCAAGCGCTACGTCGTGAAGCCGTATCTCGACAAGCAGGCCGACGGCTTCGTCTCCGGCGGTGTCTGGACCGGCGGCTTCCCGTATCCGGACGAGGGTGACGACGTGTACGACGTCGACTCGAACGCGTACCGCTTCGACGATGACGGCGATGCGGGCACCGACCGGTCGAACTGA
- a CDS encoding GNAT family N-acetyltransferase, protein MIRLARPADRPALASVQSALTEPSPKLLRWSIDTGTVLVSTVDGTPVGYLLSVYGDEVHVAEIAVAPEHRREGRASALLSTLVASLEPGTRVTVAVEPGNDAARALYESAGFRQVRRDNSYFEGGAALILARRA, encoded by the coding sequence GTGATTCGCCTCGCCCGACCCGCGGACCGTCCGGCGCTCGCCTCGGTCCAGTCGGCGTTGACGGAACCGAGTCCGAAACTGCTTCGTTGGAGCATCGATACCGGAACTGTCCTCGTCTCGACGGTCGACGGGACACCTGTCGGTTACCTGCTTTCCGTGTACGGCGACGAGGTCCACGTCGCCGAAATCGCCGTCGCTCCCGAGCACCGCCGCGAAGGACGGGCGAGCGCGCTGCTCTCGACTCTCGTCGCCTCGCTCGAACCGGGGACGCGAGTCACCGTCGCCGTCGAACCCGGAAACGACGCGGCGAGAGCGCTGTACGAGTCGGCCGGGTTCCGGCAGGTACGCAGGGACAACTCTTACTTCGAGGGAGGCGCAGCGCTGATACTCGCTCGTCGGGCGTAA
- a CDS encoding DUF92 domain-containing protein, producing the protein MTSTLRRAAGFAAVGSIALATPALGVATAVPFAVVAAVAAFVGEDGRLFELFARPGDRQDGRLTGLLGFALAAAALAVLATVPETRMPIGAFVAAVVVVAYGNLGEQLVSRWHDGEFHAVAGFTVASFLAAVGGQALVVAVTAETHSLPKLLFLAAVGGLVAALLRAVLLKHDDPLVLVSTGLLLWLFHELPVDVSPLEVGAALALTIVLGYVSYALGTASVPGMLTGILLGVLTIVLGGFGWFAVLITFFGVGALSTKFKYESKRHRGVAEENDGARGSGNVLGNAAVAMVAVLGFAATERAGIELLFLFAFAGSLATAMSDTLSSEVGGLFDTPRLITTLRRVEPGTDGAVTWQGELAGLVGAALVAAVAALLLPLDPPLVGAVIVALGGVGGMTVDSLLGATVEGDRVGNQAVNFLATLSGAAVSVALASVLL; encoded by the coding sequence GTGACTTCGACACTCCGACGTGCGGCCGGGTTCGCCGCCGTCGGGTCCATCGCGCTCGCCACGCCCGCTCTCGGCGTCGCCACGGCGGTTCCGTTCGCCGTCGTCGCTGCTGTCGCCGCGTTCGTCGGCGAGGACGGCCGCCTCTTCGAGCTGTTCGCCCGTCCGGGCGACCGCCAGGACGGCCGGCTGACCGGGCTGTTGGGGTTCGCGCTCGCCGCCGCGGCGCTAGCGGTGTTGGCGACGGTTCCGGAGACGCGCATGCCGATCGGCGCGTTCGTCGCCGCCGTCGTCGTCGTCGCCTACGGAAACCTGGGCGAGCAACTCGTCTCCCGGTGGCACGACGGCGAGTTCCACGCCGTCGCCGGCTTCACCGTCGCCAGCTTTCTGGCGGCCGTCGGCGGACAGGCCCTCGTCGTCGCGGTGACCGCCGAGACGCATTCGCTTCCGAAGCTGCTGTTTCTGGCGGCCGTCGGCGGCCTCGTCGCCGCGCTGCTCCGAGCGGTTCTACTCAAACACGACGACCCGCTGGTGCTCGTCTCGACCGGCCTGCTGCTGTGGCTGTTCCACGAACTTCCGGTCGACGTGTCGCCGCTGGAGGTCGGCGCGGCGCTCGCGCTGACTATCGTCCTCGGCTACGTCTCGTACGCGCTCGGGACCGCGTCGGTCCCGGGGATGCTCACCGGTATCCTCCTCGGCGTGCTCACCATCGTCCTCGGCGGTTTCGGCTGGTTCGCCGTCCTCATCACGTTCTTCGGCGTCGGCGCGCTCTCGACGAAGTTCAAGTACGAGTCGAAGCGCCACCGCGGCGTCGCCGAGGAGAACGACGGCGCGCGCGGCAGCGGTAACGTCCTCGGCAACGCCGCCGTCGCGATGGTGGCCGTCCTCGGCTTCGCCGCGACCGAACGAGCGGGCATCGAGTTGCTGTTCCTGTTCGCGTTCGCCGGGTCGCTCGCGACGGCGATGAGCGACACGCTGTCGAGCGAGGTCGGTGGCCTCTTCGACACCCCCCGACTCATCACCACGCTCCGCCGGGTCGAACCCGGAACCGACGGCGCGGTGACGTGGCAGGGTGAACTCGCCGGACTGGTGGGCGCGGCGCTCGTCGCCGCCGTCGCCGCGCTGTTGTTGCCGCTCGACCCGCCGCTCGTGGGTGCAGTCATCGTCGCGCTCGGCGGCGTCGGCGGCATGACCGTCGACAGCCTCCTCGGGGCGACAGTCGAGGGCGACCGCGTCGGCAACCAGGCGGTGAACTTCCTCGCGACGCTGTCGGGTGCCGCCGTCAGCGTCGCACTCGCGTCGGTTCTCCTCTGA
- a CDS encoding undecaprenyl diphosphate synthase family protein, which translates to MALYDAYLALRHRRSTAESPHHVAVVITERDLLEKGAYETLERFLEWAFEYGADRVTISVSVLDPAVVSTLERELRGVEAPRELVVRSPDDIERADAPIQVSIGLGGKHEFAEAVRSLAREVEAGELDPEDIDEDDIEGRLVFPDEPDLVLKTGAERLSDFMIWQSVYSELYFTDVNWRDFRKRDYLRAVLDYQDRKRRFGR; encoded by the coding sequence GTGGCCCTGTACGACGCATATCTCGCGCTTCGCCACCGTCGCTCGACGGCGGAGTCTCCCCACCACGTCGCCGTCGTCATCACCGAACGGGACCTGCTGGAGAAGGGTGCCTACGAGACGCTCGAACGGTTTCTGGAGTGGGCGTTCGAGTACGGGGCCGATCGCGTCACCATCTCGGTGAGCGTCCTCGACCCGGCGGTCGTGTCGACGCTCGAACGGGAGTTGCGCGGCGTCGAGGCCCCGCGCGAACTCGTCGTCCGCAGCCCCGACGACATCGAGCGCGCCGACGCCCCTATCCAGGTGAGCATCGGACTCGGCGGCAAACACGAGTTCGCCGAGGCGGTTCGCTCGCTGGCCCGGGAGGTCGAGGCGGGAGAACTCGACCCCGAGGATATCGACGAAGACGACATCGAGGGTCGCCTCGTCTTCCCCGACGAACCCGATTTGGTGCTCAAAACCGGCGCGGAGCGTCTCTCGGACTTCATGATCTGGCAGTCGGTGTACTCGGAACTGTACTTCACCGACGTGAACTGGCGGGACTTCCGCAAACGCGACTACCTCCGCGCGGTGTTGGACTACCAGGACCGAAAGCGAAGATTCGGGCGGTAG
- the uppS gene encoding polyprenyl diphosphate synthase, which yields MLRRVRREFASGYERLLRGEVGEGPTHVAIIQDGNRRYARRNGDDAPDGHHAGAETTERVLDWCQELGIAELTLYAFSTENFERPREELEPLFDLIETKLYEFADAERVHDNEVCIRAIGAIERLPERVRDAVEYAERQTRGYDRFTLNIALAYGGRAELLEAARDVARDVDAGDLSPDDIDVEAVERRLYRRPVRDVDLIIRTGGDERTSNFLPWHANGNEAAVFFCAPYWPEFSKVDFLRGIRTYESREATWQRHRTKRAVALVRSLAEAELADAKAVAKRLRDQLTSAGAAEMDEALANHETEPAD from the coding sequence ATGCTTCGGCGGGTCCGGCGGGAGTTCGCATCGGGGTACGAGCGGTTGCTTCGCGGCGAAGTCGGTGAGGGACCCACCCACGTCGCTATCATCCAGGACGGTAATCGGCGGTACGCCAGACGGAACGGCGACGACGCGCCGGACGGCCACCACGCGGGCGCGGAGACCACGGAGCGCGTTCTCGACTGGTGTCAGGAACTCGGTATCGCCGAACTGACCCTGTACGCGTTCTCGACGGAGAACTTCGAGCGGCCGCGCGAGGAGCTGGAACCGCTGTTCGACCTCATCGAGACGAAACTGTACGAGTTCGCCGACGCCGAGCGGGTCCACGACAACGAGGTGTGCATCCGCGCCATCGGCGCAATAGAGCGTCTGCCCGAGCGGGTGAGAGACGCCGTCGAGTACGCCGAGCGACAGACGCGCGGCTACGACCGGTTCACGTTGAACATCGCGCTGGCGTACGGGGGCCGGGCCGAACTGCTGGAGGCCGCCCGCGACGTCGCCCGCGACGTCGACGCCGGCGACCTCTCGCCGGACGACATCGACGTCGAGGCGGTCGAGCGCCGCCTCTACCGCCGACCCGTCCGCGACGTCGACCTCATCATCCGGACCGGCGGCGACGAACGAACGTCGAACTTCCTGCCGTGGCACGCCAACGGCAACGAGGCGGCCGTCTTCTTCTGTGCACCCTACTGGCCGGAGTTCTCGAAGGTCGACTTCCTCCGCGGCATCCGGACGTACGAGTCGCGGGAGGCGACGTGGCAGCGCCACCGGACGAAGCGGGCCGTCGCGCTGGTCCGGTCGCTGGCAGAGGCGGAACTGGCGGATGCGAAGGCCGTCGCCAAACGACTCCGCGACCAACTCACGAGCGCCGGGGCCGCCGAGATGGACGAGGCGCTCGCGAACCACGAGACGGAGCCCGCGGACTGA
- a CDS encoding DUF5778 family protein produces the protein MSETLDEDLYKRTKALLKPGDIQLNGVIVHTDLTGQEDLEMHELTVELNDVIAEHAGKGETYIYAGNDNTDFASNQFQGLTLEDEEFVWECQQLLRNGEFNLVFYYEADADHEAIVEDVEEMGYRVTGVRGD, from the coding sequence ATGAGTGAGACGCTCGACGAAGACCTCTACAAGCGGACGAAAGCGCTCTTGAAACCCGGCGACATCCAACTCAACGGCGTCATCGTCCACACCGACCTCACCGGACAGGAGGACCTGGAGATGCACGAACTCACCGTCGAACTGAACGACGTCATCGCCGAGCACGCGGGGAAGGGCGAGACGTACATCTACGCCGGTAACGACAACACCGACTTCGCCTCGAACCAGTTCCAGGGGCTGACGCTGGAGGACGAGGAGTTCGTCTGGGAGTGTCAGCAACTGCTGCGAAACGGGGAGTTCAACCTCGTGTTCTACTACGAAGCGGACGCCGACCACGAGGCAATCGTCGAGGACGTAGAGGAGATGGGCTACCGCGTGACCGGCGTCCGCGGCGACTGA